One window of bacterium (Candidatus Blackallbacteria) CG13_big_fil_rev_8_21_14_2_50_49_14 genomic DNA carries:
- the pip gene encoding prolyl aminopeptidase produces the protein MQPLQADQKNILFPEIEPYHTGFIKVSDPHSLYYEACGNPEGYPVVFLHGGPGGGVNEKYRRFFDPEFYRIILFDQRGAGKSLPHADLRENTTWDLVADIEKLRQELGIEKWLVFGGSWGSTLALSYAITHPDRASGLILRGIFLCRPEEIQWLYQEGASWLYPDVWEKYLAVIPENERHDMVKAYYARLTSEDPEVRLQAARVWSTWEAATSKLIPDLNLVEAFDEAEFALAFARIECHYFIHDSFFPSKNYLLENVDKIRQIPGYIVHGRYDVVCPVRSAWDLHRAWPEAQLEIVPDAGHSAMEPGILHQLIGFTEDFKLRHAH, from the coding sequence ATGCAACCTCTACAAGCAGATCAGAAAAACATTCTATTTCCTGAAATTGAACCCTACCATACCGGATTTATCAAGGTTTCCGACCCTCACAGTTTGTATTACGAAGCCTGTGGCAATCCAGAAGGCTATCCTGTCGTGTTCCTGCATGGCGGGCCTGGGGGCGGGGTGAATGAAAAATACCGCCGCTTTTTTGACCCTGAATTTTACCGCATCATTCTCTTTGATCAGCGCGGAGCAGGCAAAAGCTTGCCCCATGCCGATTTAAGAGAGAATACCACCTGGGATTTGGTGGCAGATATTGAAAAATTGCGCCAGGAACTGGGCATTGAAAAATGGCTGGTCTTTGGGGGCAGCTGGGGCAGTACCCTGGCGCTCAGCTATGCGATTACCCATCCTGATCGGGCCAGTGGTTTGATTTTGCGGGGAATCTTTCTCTGTCGGCCCGAAGAAATTCAATGGCTTTATCAGGAAGGGGCCTCTTGGCTTTATCCCGATGTCTGGGAAAAATACCTGGCCGTGATCCCTGAAAATGAACGCCATGACATGGTCAAAGCCTATTATGCCCGCCTGACTTCAGAAGATCCAGAGGTACGGTTGCAGGCTGCACGGGTCTGGAGTACCTGGGAAGCCGCGACTTCTAAATTAATTCCCGATCTAAACCTGGTCGAAGCCTTTGATGAAGCTGAGTTTGCCTTGGCTTTCGCGCGAATTGAATGCCATTATTTTATCCATGATTCCTTTTTCCCAAGCAAAAATTATCTTTTGGAAAATGTCGATAAAATTCGCCAGATTCCGGGCTATATTGTGCATGGACGCTATGATGTGGTCTGCCCGGTACGCTCTGCCTGGGATTTGCACAGGGCCTGGCCAGAAGCCCAGCTTGAGATTGTTCCCGATGCAGGCCATTCGGCCATGGAGCCGGGAATTCTGCATCAATTGATTGGCTTTACGGAAGACTTTAAACTCAGGCATGCCCACTGA
- a CDS encoding DNA-binding protein: MPTDFRLKQFWIRQQNSPIPMGTDALLLGSWVESEQPQHILDIGTGTGILALMQAQKYPQAQIEALEPEPQAAEQAQENFKASAWEERLQLRQLKLQDYRPERAFDLILSNPPYFEPYTLSPEPARARGRSSLDLSWKDILAFAKDGLTPQGQLALILPAETETTVRQAAQAQGFYLNALCRVSGQAGKKPIRILMSWQKMPSWPREQTLSIREGKVHSTAYLDLVKDFFPGSL; the protein is encoded by the coding sequence ATGCCCACTGATTTTCGCCTCAAGCAGTTTTGGATTCGGCAGCAGAACAGTCCCATCCCGATGGGGACAGACGCTCTGCTGCTGGGTTCTTGGGTTGAATCTGAGCAGCCCCAACACATTTTAGATATTGGCACGGGGACAGGGATTTTGGCCCTGATGCAGGCTCAAAAATATCCCCAGGCCCAAATTGAAGCGCTGGAACCAGAACCCCAAGCGGCTGAACAGGCCCAGGAAAATTTTAAAGCTTCAGCTTGGGAAGAGCGACTTCAGCTCAGGCAGCTCAAATTACAAGACTACCGTCCAGAACGGGCCTTTGATCTGATACTGAGCAATCCCCCCTATTTTGAACCCTATACGCTTTCTCCAGAGCCAGCCCGGGCCCGTGGACGCTCCAGCCTGGATTTGAGTTGGAAGGATATTCTCGCCTTTGCGAAAGACGGGTTGACTCCCCAGGGGCAATTGGCTCTGATCCTGCCAGCAGAGACAGAAACCACGGTGAGGCAGGCAGCCCAAGCGCAGGGATTCTATTTAAACGCCCTCTGTCGGGTCAGTGGGCAGGCAGGAAAAAAACCGATACGTATCCTCATGTCCTGGCAAAAAATGCCTTCATGGCCCCGTGAGCAGACTTTAAGCATTCGTGAGGGGAAGGTGCACAGCACAGCTTATCTGGATCTGGTCAAAGACTTTTTTCCAGGTAGCCTATGA